From Kaistella polysaccharea:
CAGCAATATAATCCCGATTACCCACATTGATTTAGGGCCAAGATCAAATCCGTCATAATAAATACGGTCAAAAGGAGTAAAAGCCAATTCGCCCAAAAGCACCGCATCGATATCCAAATGTATATCATTGGCATATTTGGCAATCATAATAACGCCAATACTGAAGAGCGCCGGAAATACCAATCCGATGGCTGTATCTTCTTTGACCAGTTTGGTTTGCTGAATTTTTTCCACCATTACCACGGTAAGCACGCCCGTTAAAGCGGCTAGTAAAATGAGCAAAGGCGAATTTAAATCTTGCGTGATAAAAAACCCGATTACCAATCCAGGTAGAATAGAATGACTGATCGCATCGCTGATCATCGCCATTTTCCGAAGGACTAAGAAGGTTCCCGGAATAGCGCAGGCAATCGCTACCAAACTGGCAATGATCTGTATTTCTAATTGAGCACTACTCATCCTTCAGGTTTTGATTATACATATTGGTAGCTGCTTTTACGCCTGCTGGCGTCAGACTCCACATGTTTCCATGGAGCGTCACATAGTTTTTATTGACGAGCTGTCGAAGTCCTTTTCGGCTGTAACCTTGGAAATTATTCAAAATTTTAATTGCGTGCGGATGCGAACTGTCTTCGTGATCTTCAATAATATGATACATAAAGGCCAATGTTTTCTGAAATTCTAAATCGTTTCTATTTTGGATCAATCTAATTTGTTTGAATAAAAGTCCGCGGGTCGGTGAAAAAATAAAGGAGAATAAAACAAAAACCGAAGCGACTAAAACAATCACAGGTCCGGTTGATAAATTATTTTGAGTAGAACTGATGGCCGTTCCAAAAACTCCAGCACTTGCTCCTAATATTGCGGCGAGAAAAACCATTAATCCTAGACTATTTGTCCATTGTCTGGCCGCAGCTGCAGGTGCTAAAAGCATAGCGCTCATTAAAACCACGCCGACCGTCTGTAAGCCAAGAACAATGGCTAGGACAATAAAACTTGTTATTAAAAGATCAATGAACTTGGTGTTAAAGCCTAAAGTTTGCGCGTAATCTTTATCAAAAAGTAGGATTTTAAATTCTTTCCAGAAAAGTAAAAGAACGATTAAACATAAACCGGTGACAATACTCATTAACCACACATCACTTTCTACCAAAGTGGCGGCTTGTCCGAAAAGATATTTATCTAAACCCGCCTGATTGGCGTTGGGTTGTTTCTGAATGAAAGTCAAAAGTAACATTCCGAATCCAAAGAACACAGAAAGAATTAATCCTAAAGCAGTATCAGATTTTAAATGGGTTTTGGTGGTAATTCCACGAATCCATAAAGTGCCGATGAGTCCACTTATTAAGGCTCCAATTAACAGAACATTGGTGTCTTTGGAACCGGTAATTAGAAAGGCTATAGCAATTCCCGGCAAGGCAGCATGAGAAATAGCATCGCCCAGTAAACTTTGTTTTCGCAACACGGCAAAACTCCCCAACATTCCAGTAACTCCGCCCAAAACAGCGGTGCCCAAAGTGATGGTTCGCAAAGTATAATCGCTAAAAACGAGTTTGATGTATTCTACGATATCCATTTTATTTCTGAATACTTACTTTGTAATTAATGCCGTAGGTCTTCGTCAGATTATCATCATTAAAAATATCTTTCACGGGACCAGTCGCAATTTTCTTAACGTTTAAAAAAGTGACCCAATCGAAATATTCGGGAACGGTTTGCAAATCGTGATGGACAACCACCACCGTTTTATTGGCTTTTCGAAGTTCTTTTAAAATATTGATAATCGCTACTTCAGTTGTGGCATCAACTCCCTGAAAAGGTTCATCCATAAAATAAATTTCTGCGTCCTGAACTAAGGCACGCGCTAAAAATATACGCTGTTGTTGGCCACCAGAAAGCTGGCTGATCTGTCGATCTTTAAAAGAAAGCATTCCCACTTTTTCTAAGGCTTCCAAAGCTTGTTTTTTTTCTTTTTCTCTCGGTCGCTTAATCCAACCTAAATTTCCGTAGGTTCCCATCATGACGACATCAACGGCAGTGGTTGGGAAATCCCAGTCGACACTTCCCTTTTGAGGAACATACGCTACTTTTTTTCTTTGCGAATCGTAAGGTTGATCGAAAATGGTTACACTTCCGGCGATGGGTTTTAAAATTCCTAAAATAGCTTTAATCAATGTTGATTTTCCAGCACCATTTGGTCCGACAATCGCCATCAACACGCCTTCTGGAATCTGCAAATCAATATCCCACAAAACCGGTTTGTAATTATATGCGACCGTAAGATCATCTACTTTAACTGCTATTTTTTCCATTATTTTAAAGCGCTGACGATGGTGTGAACATTAAATTTAAACATGCCGATATAAGTACCTTCTGGAGTTCCAGGATTCCCTAACGCATCAGAAAACAAAGTTCCCCCGATTTTCACGTCGTGATTCTTAGAATTTACCGCAGCCTGCAAAGCTTCCACAGTTCGTCTCGGAACAGAACTTTCAATGAAAACAGCTTTTACTTTATGGTCGATGATATAAGCGGCAGTTTTCTGAACATCTTGCACGCCGGCTTCCGTTGCGGTAGATAATCCTTGCAAACCAACAACATCAAATTTATAGGCTTTTCCAAAATAATTAAAAGCATCGTGAGCCGTAACCAGTCGACGTTGATCTTGGGGAAGTGTGGCGATTTCCGCTTCAATTTCCTGCTGTGAAATTTCTAATTTTTCTAAATATAACTTGGCATTCTTTTGAAAAAATTCTTTATTTTCCGGCATTGCAGCTGAAAGTTGTTTTTCGACAAAAACGGTAATTTTCTTCCAATTATTAACATCAAACCAAATATGAGGATCGTAATTCGACGCAAAAAGCGTGGAACCAATTAAATCTTTTTTATCTAAAGCATCCGACACCGCTACCGTATTGATTTTTTGTCTTTTCATCTTTTCAAAAACTTCTACCAGTTTACCTTCCAAATGAAGACCGCTGTATAAAATCATATTTGCATTGGATAATTTAGAAACATCACCTTCACTGGCTTTATAGAGATGTGGATCTACACCTGCGCCCATTAAACCTTCTATCACCACTTTGTCACCACCGATATTTTTAACCAGATCCGTAATCATGGAAGTCGTAGTGACGATATGGAATTTACCGTCTTTGGGTCTGGTATCTTTACAACCGAGAAGAAAGAAGCTTAAAAAGGCGATGAGTAAAAATTGTTTCATTAATCTAACATTTGAAGCGAAGTTATAAAAAAAAGCTGGCTTACAACTCATAAAATAATCAAAGACAATAAATTGACGGTCAAAAATTCAAAATAATTTTTCCTGAAAAAAATCAAAAGTTACTATCACTACAGGAATTTTAGTGAGGTTGACCGCTCTGTGTTATAATCTTATATTTGCCGCAAAAAAAAATGAACCTGATTCACGAACCGTGGCCGTGGTATGTTGCCGGACCCATGATCGCCTTAACCATGTTTTTATTACTCTACTCGGGAAAACATTTTGGAATGTCATCGAATTTAAGAACGATATGTTCGATGGGTGGCGCAGGGAAAATCTCTTCCTTCTTTCAATTTGACTGGAAAAAAGAACGTTGGAATTTAATGGTGGTGGTTGGTGCCATCATCGGTGGATTTTTAGCCTCTAAATACATGTCGAATAATGTAGTAGAAATCAACCCAGAAATCGCCTCTCAACTTTCCGAAAAATACGGAATTGAAAGTGCCAACGCAGGTTATTTGCCAACGGAAATATTTAGTTCAGAAAATCTCTCTAATCCTTTTACGCTGGGAATTTTAATCTTGGGTGGATTCCTGGTTGGTTTCGGAGCAAGATATGCTGGCGGATGTACTTCTGGTCACGCCATTTCTGGCTTAAGCAACTTACAAGTTCCTTCCTTGATCGCGGTTATTGGCTTTTTCGCAGGTGGTTTAGTGATGATTCATTTATTATATCCTTTCATTTTCGGTGTATGAAATATTTAAAATTTTTAGCAGTAGGTATCTTTTTCGGAATTGTGATGTACAAATCAGAGGCAGCGTCATGGTTTCGAATTTACGAGATGTTTCATTTTGCCTCTTTCCACATGTATGGAATTATTGGCTCCGCAGTGATTATCGGCTTAATTGGCGTACAGTTGATTAAAAGAAAAGATTTAAAAACATACGAAAATCAGGAAATGTCTTTAACGCCAAAGAAGCCGGGAATCTCTAGATATTTAATTGGAGGAACCATTTTCGGGCTTGGTTGGGCATTGACAGGAGCATGTCCCGGACCGATGTTCGTCTTAGCAGGTGCAGGATTTTATTCAATTTTAATAGTGATTGCGGGATCAATCTTGGGAACTTTAGTTTATGGAGTACTGCATAAAAAACTTCCTCATTAATAATGTAAATGATCAATAATATCGCTTTTATAAGGTTGAATTTAATTTGAAAATTATTCATCACCATTAATAAAAATAGGAAATCCATTCTCGAAAACTTGACGATTGTACTCCTCTCCATCTCCCTCAAAATTCCTACCTTTGCGTCTTAAAATTTTGCAAGAAAATGAACGCTTTTATTGAAGAACTGAAATGGCGCGGCCTGTTTGCCGACATGATGCCGGGAACCGAAGAACAACTGAATAAGGAAATGACCACGGCCTATATTGGCTTTGATCCTACCGCAGATTCGTTGCATATCGGAAGTTTAATTCCAATCAAAGTTCTGGCCCATTATCAGCAACATGGTCATAAACCCATCGCTTTAGTGGGTGGTGCTACAGGAATGATCGGTGATCCATCTGGAAAATCGAATGAGCGAAATGCTTTAGATGAAGATACGCTGAATCATTATGTGGAATGCTTGAAGGGTCAACTTTCTAAGTTTTTAAATTTCGACGGTACCGAAACCAATAATGCAGAACTCGTCAACAATTACGATTGGATGAAAGAAATTTCTTTCCTGGAATTCATTCGGGATATCGGTAAAAATCTTACGGTAAATTATATGATGGCTAAAGAGTCGGTGAAGAAAAGAATTACTGGCGAAGGCGGCGCAGAAGGAATGAGTTTCACAGAATTCTCTTATCAACTCTTGCAAGGTTATGATTTTCTGCATTTGTACAAAGAAAAAAATGTACGATTGCAAATGGGTGGTTCTGATCAGTGGGGGAATATTACGACCGGAACAGAATTGATCCGTAGAAAAGTGCAAGGTGAAGCTTTTGCTTTAACCGTTCCATTAATCACCAAAGCTGATGGTTCTAAATTCGGAAAATCGGAAGCGGGTGAAAATTACTGGCTCGATCCGAAAAGAACGTCACCTTATAAATTCTACCAATTTTGGGTAAATGCTACAGATGCAGACGCTGAACGTTTTATAAAATTTTATACATTTTTGAGCAAAGAAGAAATTGAATCTTTAATTGAAGACCATAAAACCGCTCCGCACGAAAGAAAGTTGCAGAAAAAATTAGCGGAAGAAGTAACCGTTTGGGTTCATAACCAGGAAGAATTTGAGAAAGCGGTAAAAGCTTCAGAGATTTTATTTGGTCGTTCGACAGCAGAAGATTTAGTGAGTTTGGATGAAGCTACCTTTTTGGAAGTTTTCGAAGGTGTTCCACAAAAAGAGATCCTGAAATCTGAAGTAATTGGCAGCAACATCGTCGATTTAATTTCTGAGAAATCAGGTTTCCTTAAATCAAAAGGAGAAGCAAAAAGAGAATTGACCAGCAACGCCATTTCCATTAATAAAGAAAAAATAAGCGAAACCTTCGAAGTAGCAGAAAAAGACCTTATCGACGGTAAATTTCTTCTTTTACAAAAAGGAAAGAAAAATTACTTCATTTTAAAAGTGATCTAACAAAATAGAATGCAACTCGTAACAATTAGTATGTCGAACCGCGTTAAACTTTCACAAACAATCTAATTTTAGAAGCATTTCGTATATCTTTACACCAAATAATTTAATCAATGACAATCATTATATTCATCATCGTTCTCTGGTATTCAGGGTTATTTTTTCAAACTTTTTTCCTGCACCGTTATGCAGCACATCAATCCTTCAAAATGTCAAAATTTGGCGAAAAGTTGTGTTATGTTTTAACGTGGGTTACACAGGGTTCTAATTATTTATCCGCTTACGGATACGGCGTTATGCACAGAATGCATCATGCTTATGCTGATACCGAAAAAGATCCTCATTCTCCGAAATACGATGATAATTTATTCACCATGATGTGGCGTACAAAAAAAATCTACGCAGATATCAACAGTCAGAAAGCGATCATCGAAGAAAAATTCACGAAGAATGTTCCGCAGTGGGAAGCTTTTGATAAGTTCGCCAGTTCTTGGGGTTCCAGATTAGCTTGGGGAATTGCTTATACCGCATTTTTCTACTTTTTCGCAACCGCTTGGTGGCAGTGGCTTTTGCTTCCTGTTGCTTACATGATGGCGCCAATTCACGGCGTAATCATCAACTGGTTTGCACACATTTATGGTTATACCAACTTTAAAGTTTCTGATACTTCTAAAAATTTATTGAAATTTGATTGGTTAATGATGGGTGAAGCCTATCACAACAATCACCACAAACACGGTGGACGAGCGAATTTCGGTGGAGTAAGATGGCATGAAATGGATGTCACATATCAGATCATGATTTTGTTAGACAAAATGAAACTGATTAAACTGAATCCAGTTGCAGTGGTTAAAAGAGAACATTAAAAATAAACCGAGTTTACGCTCGGTTTTTTTGTGATTAATTTTAAAGTTGGGTTATTTATTTATTATAAACGAAAGGTTCGAACTTGCAATCTATTATCATATTATAATATACTACTCTACAATAATTTTTCCTTTCATTACGACATGAACCGTGCAGTAATAGTCTGAGGTTTTTTCTGGTGTAAATGTCCACGACTGGCCGTTTGCCAAAAGCGGCGAAGCCCAGGAATTGCCCTTCTCAGTAGCATTGTGCTGCACAATATCATCATTACTGAATTTTACTTTATCGCCTTTTTTTACGGTAATTGTGGCAGGATTAAATTTCATATTATTGATGGTCACCACATGAGTTTCTGCTTTTGAAGCAACCGCATCGCTTACCTTTTCATTTTCAGTTGTCACGACACCACCGACTGGCAAAGCACTGGAAGAATCTATTGGAGAACTTGCGTTCGTGCTATCACTAGTAGTTTGCGTATTTGCTTGAACAGCAACTTCCTTATTTTCTGAATGACAACTCCCAGCACTTAATAAACTTCCAATCGCAATCAATGCTACTCGTGATCTGTATAATTTTGAAAGCATGATTATTTTTTAGGAGTGTTAAATCCTTTCTGAACCATTTTCGCATGGTCAAGGTGCATTTGCAAAGTCGGCATAATTTTTACGAGCAAGGCTTTGAGTTCTGCATTTTGTGCTTGTGGAATCAACATTTTCTCAACGGCATTGATGACCGCTTCATGATAACTTACTTCATTATCAATATATGCTTTGTCAAAGGCATGTCCTTTTTTCATATTCAATGTGGCTTTTTCTTTCGCAGCTCCGGCTAACAAAGATTTCGAAACATCATTTGTTTCTGGGGTCACATTGAGTTTTGTAACAAGCTTAACCGCCATATCAATTACTGCAGCATGATCTCGCTTCATCGTATTTGCAAAGTTTTTTACTTCTTTGTTGGTTGATTTTTTTAAGGCGATTTGAGCGTAATCCACATCTATTTGGTTGGCAACAACGGCTACAGAGGCAATTTCAGGATCAGTGAGTTTTGGAGTTTTTGGGTCTTGAGCGTTCACGTTGGTAGAAAGTGAAACAGCAATTAAGAGCATTGTTCCACTTAAAGCTAAATTTTTTAGCGTTTTCATTTTGTCTATTTTTAAGTTAATATTTAGGTTTTTTTTCGCTGTTAATGAAATTCAGAGGACAGGAAAATTTTTATATTATTTTTAAGAATGTAAATGGTAAGATTAAACTGTATAGAAATTGTATAAAACTTCGAGGCAAGTCAACCCAATCACTATTGCAGACTTTTTTCTAAATATATAGAGTTTGGCAAACAGGAAAAGGTTACAAAAACTTTAACCCAAAGAATATTTTAACTCATTTTAGAAAAAAAATAGGTAGTAAAACAGGATCGATGATGATCTCCGAATTTATCCTAAAACCTTATCTTTGCTTCATGGATTTACATTATCGCGTTCGCGAACCTCAAATAATTACTTCAAAAACCCCTTTACTTATTCTCCTCCACGGTTACGGCAGCAACGAAGAAGATCTCTTCAGTTTTACGCCGACATTGCCAGAGGATTGGTTAATCGTAAGTTTTCGTGCACCTTTTAGCAGCGCTTATGAAGGTTATTCCTGGTACGATATCGATTTAATGAATCAGGAGAACCGCATCGATCTTCCGCAGGCGAAAGAATCATTGCAGACCGTTCTAGAAAACATCATGAAAATTACCAATCATTACGAGTTGACCGACAATCAAACGCATTTAGCAGGTTTTTCTCAAGGCGGAATTTTGAGTTACGCTTTGGCTTTGCAGAATCCAGATCTTTTCACAAAAGTGGCGTGCCTAAGCTGTTATTTCGAAGAGAAGTTAGTTGGAAATA
This genomic window contains:
- a CDS encoding cupredoxin domain-containing protein, which translates into the protein MLSKLYRSRVALIAIGSLLSAGSCHSENKEVAVQANTQTTSDSTNASSPIDSSSALPVGGVVTTENEKVSDAVASKAETHVVTINNMKFNPATITVKKGDKVKFSNDDIVQHNATEKGNSWASPLLANGQSWTFTPEKTSDYYCTVHVVMKGKIIVE
- a CDS encoding metal ABC transporter solute-binding protein, Zn/Mn family produces the protein MKQFLLIAFLSFFLLGCKDTRPKDGKFHIVTTTSMITDLVKNIGGDKVVIEGLMGAGVDPHLYKASEGDVSKLSNANMILYSGLHLEGKLVEVFEKMKRQKINTVAVSDALDKKDLIGSTLFASNYDPHIWFDVNNWKKITVFVEKQLSAAMPENKEFFQKNAKLYLEKLEISQQEIEAEIATLPQDQRRLVTAHDAFNYFGKAYKFDVVGLQGLSTATEAGVQDVQKTAAYIIDHKVKAVFIESSVPRRTVEALQAAVNSKNHDVKIGGTLFSDALGNPGTPEGTYIGMFKFNVHTIVSALK
- a CDS encoding DUF6691 family protein, yielding MKYLKFLAVGIFFGIVMYKSEAASWFRIYEMFHFASFHMYGIIGSAVIIGLIGVQLIKRKDLKTYENQEMSLTPKKPGISRYLIGGTIFGLGWALTGACPGPMFVLAGAGFYSILIVIAGSILGTLVYGVLHKKLPH
- a CDS encoding DUF4142 domain-containing protein; protein product: MKTLKNLALSGTMLLIAVSLSTNVNAQDPKTPKLTDPEIASVAVVANQIDVDYAQIALKKSTNKEVKNFANTMKRDHAAVIDMAVKLVTKLNVTPETNDVSKSLLAGAAKEKATLNMKKGHAFDKAYIDNEVSYHEAVINAVEKMLIPQAQNAELKALLVKIMPTLQMHLDHAKMVQKGFNTPKK
- a CDS encoding alpha/beta hydrolase, which codes for MDLHYRVREPQIITSKTPLLILLHGYGSNEEDLFSFTPTLPEDWLIVSFRAPFSSAYEGYSWYDIDLMNQENRIDLPQAKESLQTVLENIMKITNHYELTDNQTHLAGFSQGGILSYALALQNPDLFTKVACLSCYFEEKLVGNISGNKKKIEKQRFFISHGTDDAVIPLEWGRKAADILYDLGAYFSFREYMSGHDVNQKNYMDLMEFFEK
- a CDS encoding metal ABC transporter ATP-binding protein, producing MEKIAVKVDDLTVAYNYKPVLWDIDLQIPEGVLMAIVGPNGAGKSTLIKAILGILKPIAGSVTIFDQPYDSQRKKVAYVPQKGSVDWDFPTTAVDVVMMGTYGNLGWIKRPREKEKKQALEALEKVGMLSFKDRQISQLSGGQQQRIFLARALVQDAEIYFMDEPFQGVDATTEVAIINILKELRKANKTVVVVHHDLQTVPEYFDWVTFLNVKKIATGPVKDIFNDDNLTKTYGINYKVSIQK
- a CDS encoding acyl-CoA desaturase produces the protein MTIIIFIIVLWYSGLFFQTFFLHRYAAHQSFKMSKFGEKLCYVLTWVTQGSNYLSAYGYGVMHRMHHAYADTEKDPHSPKYDDNLFTMMWRTKKIYADINSQKAIIEEKFTKNVPQWEAFDKFASSWGSRLAWGIAYTAFFYFFATAWWQWLLLPVAYMMAPIHGVIINWFAHIYGYTNFKVSDTSKNLLKFDWLMMGEAYHNNHHKHGGRANFGGVRWHEMDVTYQIMILLDKMKLIKLNPVAVVKREH
- a CDS encoding metal ABC transporter permease — protein: MDIVEYIKLVFSDYTLRTITLGTAVLGGVTGMLGSFAVLRKQSLLGDAISHAALPGIAIAFLITGSKDTNVLLIGALISGLIGTLWIRGITTKTHLKSDTALGLILSVFFGFGMLLLTFIQKQPNANQAGLDKYLFGQAATLVESDVWLMSIVTGLCLIVLLLFWKEFKILLFDKDYAQTLGFNTKFIDLLITSFIVLAIVLGLQTVGVVLMSAMLLAPAAAARQWTNSLGLMVFLAAILGASAGVFGTAISSTQNNLSTGPVIVLVASVFVLFSFIFSPTRGLLFKQIRLIQNRNDLEFQKTLAFMYHIIEDHEDSSHPHAIKILNNFQGYSRKGLRQLVNKNYVTLHGNMWSLTPAGVKAATNMYNQNLKDE
- a CDS encoding YeeE/YedE family protein, with translation MNLIHEPWPWYVAGPMIALTMFLLLYSGKHFGMSSNLRTICSMGGAGKISSFFQFDWKKERWNLMVVVGAIIGGFLASKYMSNNVVEINPEIASQLSEKYGIESANAGYLPTEIFSSENLSNPFTLGILILGGFLVGFGARYAGGCTSGHAISGLSNLQVPSLIAVIGFFAGGLVMIHLLYPFIFGV
- the tyrS gene encoding tyrosine--tRNA ligase; translation: MNAFIEELKWRGLFADMMPGTEEQLNKEMTTAYIGFDPTADSLHIGSLIPIKVLAHYQQHGHKPIALVGGATGMIGDPSGKSNERNALDEDTLNHYVECLKGQLSKFLNFDGTETNNAELVNNYDWMKEISFLEFIRDIGKNLTVNYMMAKESVKKRITGEGGAEGMSFTEFSYQLLQGYDFLHLYKEKNVRLQMGGSDQWGNITTGTELIRRKVQGEAFALTVPLITKADGSKFGKSEAGENYWLDPKRTSPYKFYQFWVNATDADAERFIKFYTFLSKEEIESLIEDHKTAPHERKLQKKLAEEVTVWVHNQEEFEKAVKASEILFGRSTAEDLVSLDEATFLEVFEGVPQKEILKSEVIGSNIVDLISEKSGFLKSKGEAKRELTSNAISINKEKISETFEVAEKDLIDGKFLLLQKGKKNYFILKVI